A single Xylanimonas cellulosilytica DSM 15894 DNA region contains:
- a CDS encoding adenylosuccinate synthase: protein MPAVVLVGAQWGDEGKGKATDLLGSRVDYVVKFNGGNNAGHTVVIGDEKYALHLLPSGILSEGVVPVIGNGVVVDIEVLFEELEALESRGVDVSRLLVSSQAHVITSFHRTLDKVTERFLGSRRIGTTGRGIGPAYADKINRLGIRIADLFDPKILHDKIEGSLNQKNHLLVKMYNRRAVDVDAVTEELLAYADRLKPMVANTPLVLNDALDAGKTLLFEAGQATMLDIDHGTYPFVTSSSATAGGAVTGSGIGPTRIDSVIGVIKAYTTRVGEGPFPTELFDDKGEYLRKTGGEFGVTTGRARRTGWYDAVIARYASRVNGLTDLVVTKLDVLTGLETVPVCVAYDVDGERFDEMPDNQSDFHHAKPIYEELPGWFEDISGAREISDLPANAQAYLRHLEDISGARISAVGVGPRRDEIIPIHDLIHSR from the coding sequence ATGCCAGCGGTCGTGCTCGTCGGTGCCCAGTGGGGCGATGAGGGCAAGGGCAAGGCGACTGACCTGCTCGGGTCGCGCGTCGACTACGTCGTGAAGTTCAACGGCGGCAACAACGCCGGTCACACGGTGGTCATCGGCGACGAGAAGTACGCCCTGCACCTGCTGCCGTCGGGCATCCTGTCCGAGGGCGTCGTGCCCGTGATCGGCAACGGCGTCGTCGTCGACATCGAGGTGCTGTTCGAGGAGCTCGAGGCGCTCGAGTCGCGGGGTGTGGACGTGTCCCGCCTGCTGGTGTCGAGCCAGGCGCACGTCATCACGAGCTTCCACCGCACGCTCGACAAGGTGACGGAGCGGTTCCTGGGGTCGCGCCGCATCGGGACGACCGGCCGCGGCATCGGCCCGGCCTACGCGGACAAGATCAACCGCCTCGGCATCCGCATCGCGGACCTGTTCGACCCCAAGATCCTGCACGACAAGATCGAGGGCTCGCTCAACCAGAAGAACCACCTGCTGGTCAAGATGTACAACCGCCGCGCGGTCGACGTCGACGCCGTCACCGAGGAGCTGCTGGCGTACGCCGACCGCCTCAAGCCGATGGTCGCCAACACGCCGCTGGTGCTCAACGACGCGCTCGACGCTGGCAAGACGCTGCTCTTCGAGGCCGGCCAGGCGACGATGCTCGACATCGACCACGGCACCTACCCGTTCGTCACGTCGTCGTCGGCCACCGCGGGCGGCGCTGTGACGGGTTCGGGCATCGGGCCCACCCGCATCGATTCCGTCATCGGCGTGATCAAGGCGTACACGACGCGCGTCGGCGAGGGCCCGTTCCCCACCGAGCTGTTCGACGACAAGGGCGAGTACCTGCGCAAGACGGGCGGCGAGTTCGGCGTCACCACCGGCCGCGCACGCCGCACCGGCTGGTACGACGCCGTCATCGCCCGCTACGCCTCGCGCGTCAACGGGCTGACGGACCTGGTGGTCACCAAGCTCGACGTGCTCACCGGCCTGGAGACCGTCCCCGTCTGCGTCGCGTACGACGTCGACGGCGAGCGCTTCGACGAGATGCCCGACAACCAGAGCGACTTCCACCACGCGAAGCCGATCTACGAGGAGCTGCCCGGCTGGTTCGAGGACATCTCGGGTGCGCGCGAGATCAGCGACCTGCCCGCCAACGCCCAGGCGTACCTGCGTCACCTGGAGGACATCTCCGGTGCGCGCATCTCCGCCGTCGGCGTCGGGCCGCGCCGCGACGAGATCATCCCGATCCACGACCTGATCCACTCGCGCTGA
- a CDS encoding STAS domain-containing protein codes for MIEIATSPTTTTLVITGDLDLAERDQFPEIASRVVGLRRQLLVIDMCRVTFMDSTGAAFLISLADSGRKRGGATVLRGADERDLFVLEVCGALEMFRVDHDHGCEGTAASTAFTRPAAEAEPPAPSSSGPLPQRPRPSAG; via the coding sequence ATGATCGAGATCGCGACGTCGCCGACGACGACGACACTCGTGATCACCGGCGACCTCGACCTCGCCGAACGCGACCAGTTCCCCGAGATCGCCTCCCGCGTCGTCGGGCTGCGGCGCCAGCTCCTCGTCATCGACATGTGCCGCGTGACGTTCATGGACTCCACGGGCGCGGCGTTCCTCATCTCGCTGGCCGACTCGGGCCGCAAGCGCGGCGGCGCCACCGTGCTGCGCGGCGCGGACGAACGCGACCTGTTCGTGCTCGAGGTGTGCGGGGCGCTCGAGATGTTCCGGGTGGACCACGACCACGGCTGCGAGGGCACCGCGGCCAGCACGGCGTTCACACGCCCGGCGGCGGAGGCCGAGCCGCCCGCGCCGTCGTCGTCCGGCCCGCTGCCGCAGCGCCCCCGCCCGTCCGCGGGCTGA
- a CDS encoding SpoIIE family protein phosphatase, whose product MAESTAPAALPSPELLAELAAGTELCMFLTGPYDDGMPLLWVNESFARKTGLSAGAEPPRAVPGRPSLGPLERVLVDPVTGGVAVPALASGEGGAFTMQCRKATGETYWSHVTFTPRRDADGRVTHFLGVSVDVSEYVDERSAQLQTLAVERRQRADLDLVAQTTELLGDLEYPFALRDIAELLRSVVPWAAFYLNDDGLLYAEGIDVAAPPGGRGRRHARHVVDAPAGVPAGAATEAGTPRPGVEAVDAVQDLLDGLVDGPVLVRLDVEYPPFSASGWLRRDLVTRVLDETGVRPATVVVHAVGGRRQVLGLLVTWNGDQVGAGPSGEAPGMAFNEPDDVRTVVEVIARRAGTAIDNARLYAREHRLAEALQRAMLPEQADVTGLDVWTYYAPNAEHAQVGGDWYDVLDIDGTTVGLVIGDVVGHDVEAAAAMGQLRSVVRSYAYELTTPGVVLDRVDQLVQGMRIPRSASLVYATLRKRDDDVEHPGEERWDMEYTRAGHLPPLLLRDGRVRQLEQGGGSLVGFGIVERRTAREVLRPGDVLLFYTDGLIERRDRSLKVGLDTLVETSARITARDAAGVGEELLSRLADAPEDDVAIVVVRLPDPVADAVTPALSPRSRRWLLPSEPASIARARHAVLRSCEAWGLADSASAELVVSELVANGVLHGWGNIALRLFDTGDGLRIEVEDANPAPPVTTDGHPNRVGGFGMQIVERLADWGWRPSGSGKLVWAKIKQPAASMAAR is encoded by the coding sequence ATGGCGGAGTCCACGGCGCCTGCCGCCCTGCCGTCCCCCGAGCTGCTCGCCGAGCTGGCCGCGGGGACGGAGCTGTGCATGTTCCTCACCGGGCCGTACGACGACGGCATGCCGCTGCTGTGGGTGAACGAGTCGTTCGCACGCAAGACCGGCCTGAGCGCTGGGGCAGAGCCGCCGCGCGCGGTGCCCGGGCGCCCGTCGCTGGGCCCGCTGGAGCGGGTGCTGGTCGACCCCGTGACGGGCGGCGTCGCCGTGCCGGCGCTCGCGTCGGGCGAGGGCGGGGCGTTCACCATGCAGTGCCGCAAGGCCACCGGGGAGACGTACTGGTCACATGTGACGTTCACGCCGCGCCGCGACGCCGACGGGCGCGTCACGCACTTCCTGGGTGTCAGCGTGGACGTCTCCGAGTACGTGGACGAACGGTCCGCGCAGCTCCAGACCCTCGCCGTCGAGCGCCGGCAGCGGGCCGACCTGGACCTCGTGGCGCAGACCACGGAGCTGCTGGGGGACCTGGAGTACCCGTTCGCGCTGCGCGACATCGCCGAGCTGCTGCGCTCGGTGGTGCCCTGGGCCGCGTTCTACCTCAACGACGACGGCCTGCTGTACGCGGAGGGCATCGACGTCGCCGCCCCGCCGGGGGGCCGGGGCCGCCGGCACGCACGCCACGTCGTCGACGCACCGGCCGGTGTCCCGGCGGGCGCGGCCACGGAGGCGGGGACGCCGCGCCCCGGGGTCGAGGCGGTCGACGCCGTCCAGGACCTGCTCGACGGGCTCGTCGACGGCCCGGTGCTCGTGCGCCTGGACGTCGAGTACCCGCCGTTCAGCGCGTCGGGCTGGCTGCGCCGGGACCTGGTCACGCGGGTGCTGGACGAGACGGGGGTGCGACCCGCGACCGTCGTCGTGCACGCCGTCGGCGGGCGGCGTCAGGTGCTGGGCCTGCTGGTCACCTGGAACGGCGACCAGGTGGGGGCGGGTCCGTCGGGCGAGGCGCCCGGGATGGCCTTCAACGAGCCCGACGACGTCCGCACGGTCGTCGAGGTGATCGCCCGCCGTGCGGGCACCGCCATCGACAACGCCCGGCTCTACGCCCGCGAGCACCGGCTCGCCGAGGCGCTGCAGCGTGCCATGCTGCCCGAGCAGGCCGACGTCACCGGCCTCGACGTGTGGACGTACTACGCGCCCAACGCCGAGCACGCCCAGGTGGGCGGCGACTGGTACGACGTGCTCGACATCGACGGCACGACGGTCGGCCTGGTGATCGGCGACGTCGTCGGGCACGATGTCGAGGCGGCCGCCGCGATGGGCCAGCTCCGCTCCGTGGTGCGCTCGTACGCCTACGAGCTGACGACGCCGGGCGTCGTGCTGGACCGCGTCGACCAGCTCGTCCAGGGCATGCGGATCCCGCGCTCGGCGAGCCTCGTGTACGCCACGTTGCGCAAGCGTGACGACGACGTCGAGCACCCCGGCGAGGAACGCTGGGACATGGAGTACACCCGGGCCGGGCACCTGCCCCCGCTGCTGCTGCGCGACGGGCGGGTGCGTCAGCTCGAGCAGGGCGGCGGGTCGCTGGTGGGCTTCGGGATCGTCGAACGGCGCACGGCCCGCGAGGTGCTGCGCCCCGGCGACGTGCTGCTCTTCTACACGGACGGCCTCATCGAGCGTCGTGACCGCTCGCTCAAGGTGGGCCTCGACACCCTGGTCGAGACGTCGGCGCGTATCACCGCGCGCGACGCCGCAGGGGTGGGGGAGGAGCTGCTGAGCCGGCTCGCCGACGCACCCGAGGACGACGTCGCCATCGTCGTCGTGCGGCTGCCGGACCCTGTGGCCGACGCCGTGACGCCCGCGCTGTCCCCGCGGTCGCGGCGGTGGCTGCTGCCCAGCGAGCCTGCGTCGATCGCACGGGCCCGGCACGCGGTGCTGCGCTCGTGCGAGGCGTGGGGGCTGGCGGACTCGGCGTCGGCGGAGCTGGTGGTCTCGGAGCTGGTCGCGAACGGCGTGCTGCACGGGTGGGGAAACATCGCGCTGCGGCTGTTCGACACCGGGGACGGGCTGCGCATCGAGGTCGAGGACGCCAACCCGGCGCCGCCCGTGACCACGGACGGTCACCCCAACCGGGTGGGCGGGTTCGGCATGCAGATCGTCGAGCGGCTGGCCGACTGGGGGTGGCGGCCCTCGGGCTCGGGCAAGCTGGTATGGGCGAAGATCAAGCAGCCGGCCGCGTCGATGGCGGCCCGGTAG
- a CDS encoding STAS domain-containing protein: MRDTEDAVSGTGTHDGAPELGDPASIHLIVGASRARIVLSGEIDADIGAELSEMSAEAEATGLPVEIDAHHITFMDSSGVAFLARLATRMPQKVRILRAPPTVRFLLDVTRIGELLEIVDGDEGGGLD, from the coding sequence GTGCGCGACACAGAGGACGCCGTCTCAGGGACGGGCACGCACGACGGCGCACCGGAGCTCGGCGATCCTGCGAGCATCCATCTGATCGTCGGGGCCTCGCGGGCCCGCATCGTGCTCTCGGGCGAGATCGACGCCGACATCGGCGCGGAGCTCAGCGAGATGAGCGCGGAGGCCGAGGCCACCGGGCTGCCGGTCGAGATCGACGCGCACCACATCACGTTCATGGACTCGTCGGGCGTCGCTTTCCTCGCACGGCTCGCCACCCGGATGCCGCAGAAGGTCCGCATCCTGCGCGCGCCGCCCACGGTACGGTTCCTGCTCGACGTCACCCGCATCGGCGAGCTCCTCGAGATCGTCGACGGCGACGAGGGCGGCGGCCTCGACTGA
- the fbaA gene encoding class II fructose-bisphosphate aldolase codes for MPIATPEVYAEMIDRAKAGKFAYPAVNITSSSTVTAAIQGFAEAESDGIIQVSVGGAEYASGSTIKDRIAGSLALAAYATEVAKNYNVQIALHTDHCVKKNLDSWVRPLLALEAEQVKKGLNPTFQSHMFDGSDIPLDENLVIAEELLELSVAARTILEIEVGVVGGEEDGHVAEINEKLYTTAEDGLATVRALGAGERGRYLTALTFGNVHGVYKPGAVKLRPSILADIQKAVGDEIGKENPFDLVFHGGSGSTAEEISEAVDNGVIKMNIDTDTQYAYTRPVAGHMLSNYDGVLKIDGEIGNKKQYDPRAWSKAAEAGMAARMVEACQQLRSAGTKMR; via the coding sequence ATGCCCATCGCAACCCCTGAGGTCTACGCCGAGATGATCGACCGGGCGAAGGCTGGCAAGTTCGCCTACCCCGCGGTCAACATCACGTCGTCGTCCACCGTCACCGCCGCCATCCAGGGCTTCGCGGAGGCCGAGTCGGACGGCATCATCCAGGTCTCCGTGGGTGGCGCCGAGTACGCCTCGGGCTCGACGATCAAGGACCGCATCGCCGGTTCGCTCGCTCTTGCCGCGTACGCCACCGAGGTCGCCAAGAACTACAACGTGCAGATCGCGCTGCACACCGACCACTGTGTCAAGAAGAACCTCGACTCGTGGGTCCGCCCGCTGCTGGCCCTCGAGGCCGAGCAGGTCAAGAAGGGCCTGAACCCGACGTTCCAGTCGCACATGTTCGACGGCTCGGACATCCCGCTGGACGAGAACCTGGTCATCGCCGAGGAGCTCCTCGAGCTCTCCGTCGCCGCGCGCACCATCCTCGAGATCGAGGTCGGTGTCGTCGGTGGCGAGGAGGACGGCCACGTCGCCGAGATCAACGAGAAGCTGTACACGACGGCGGAGGACGGCCTCGCGACCGTTCGCGCCCTCGGTGCCGGCGAGCGCGGCCGCTACCTGACCGCGCTGACCTTCGGCAACGTGCACGGCGTGTACAAGCCGGGTGCCGTCAAGCTGCGCCCGTCGATCCTCGCCGACATCCAGAAGGCCGTCGGTGACGAGATCGGCAAGGAGAACCCGTTCGACCTCGTGTTCCACGGTGGTTCGGGCTCCACGGCCGAGGAGATCTCGGAGGCCGTCGACAACGGTGTCATCAAGATGAACATCGACACCGACACGCAGTACGCGTACACGCGTCCGGTCGCCGGCCACATGCTGTCGAACTACGACGGCGTGCTGAAGATCGACGGCGAGATCGGCAACAAGAAGCAGTACGACCCGCGCGCGTGGTCGAAGGCCGCCGAGGCAGGCATGGCCGCCCGCATGGTCGAGGCCTGCCAGCAGCTGCGCTCGGCCGGTACCAAGATGCGCTGA
- the purT gene encoding formate-dependent phosphoribosylglycinamide formyltransferase, whose amino-acid sequence MTSLGTPLSPHATRVLLLGSGELGKEVAIELQRLGAEVVAVDRYADAPAMQVAHRSHVVDMLDADALRAVLDLERPHVVVPEIEAIATHVLAEYEDRLRVVPTARATQLTMDREGIRRLAAEELGLPTSPYRFVDTFDAFREAVAAVGTPCVVKPVMSSSGKGQSVVRTPDDVEASWRYAQTGGRATATGDAGVRVIVEGFVEFDYEITMLTVRSVAGTVFCPPVGHVQVDGDYRESWQPAPMSDAALTAAQAMAARVTEALCTSSDRGWGLFGVELFVVGDEVLFSEVSPRPHDTGLVTLVSQDVSEFGLHARAILGLPVAAPAPVGGPGQGAAASCAVLAEGTGIPVFDDVAAALAVPTSQVRLFGKPSVDGGRRRVAVTLARGAGVDEARARARESAAALAVRLA is encoded by the coding sequence ATGACGTCGCTCGGCACCCCGCTGTCCCCGCACGCCACCCGCGTCCTGCTGCTCGGCTCCGGCGAGCTCGGCAAGGAGGTCGCGATCGAGCTCCAGCGCCTCGGCGCCGAGGTCGTCGCCGTCGACCGCTACGCCGACGCCCCCGCGATGCAGGTCGCCCACCGCTCCCACGTCGTCGACATGCTCGACGCCGACGCCCTGCGCGCGGTGCTCGACCTGGAACGCCCCCACGTCGTCGTCCCCGAGATCGAGGCGATCGCCACGCACGTGCTCGCCGAGTACGAGGACCGGCTCCGGGTGGTCCCGACGGCGCGCGCCACGCAGCTCACCATGGACCGCGAGGGCATCCGCCGCCTCGCCGCCGAGGAGCTCGGCCTGCCCACCTCCCCGTACCGGTTCGTCGACACGTTCGACGCGTTCCGCGAGGCCGTCGCCGCCGTCGGCACGCCGTGCGTCGTCAAGCCCGTCATGTCGTCGTCGGGCAAGGGCCAGTCCGTCGTCCGTACGCCCGACGACGTCGAGGCGTCGTGGCGGTACGCGCAGACCGGAGGGCGCGCGACGGCGACCGGCGACGCCGGGGTGCGCGTCATCGTCGAGGGGTTCGTCGAGTTCGACTACGAGATCACCATGCTCACCGTGCGCTCGGTGGCCGGCACCGTGTTCTGCCCGCCGGTGGGCCACGTCCAGGTCGACGGCGACTACCGCGAGTCTTGGCAACCGGCGCCCATGAGCGACGCGGCGCTGACGGCGGCGCAGGCCATGGCGGCCCGCGTGACCGAGGCGCTGTGCACGTCGAGCGACCGCGGCTGGGGCTTGTTCGGCGTCGAGCTGTTCGTCGTCGGCGACGAGGTGCTGTTCTCCGAGGTCAGCCCTCGCCCGCACGACACCGGCCTGGTCACCCTCGTCAGCCAGGACGTCAGCGAGTTCGGCCTGCACGCCCGCGCGATCCTCGGCCTGCCCGTCGCCGCGCCCGCCCCTGTCGGCGGCCCCGGCCAGGGGGCAGCGGCGTCGTGCGCCGTCCTCGCCGAGGGCACGGGCATCCCGGTGTTCGACGACGTCGCCGCGGCGCTCGCGGTCCCGACGTCGCAGGTGCGCCTCTTCGGCAAGCCGAGCGTCGACGGCGGACGCCGCCGCGTCGCGGTGACCCTGGCCCGGGGAGCCGGCGTCGACGAGGCCCGCGCCCGCGCCCGCGAGTCGGCCGCGGCGCTGGCAGTGCGCCTTGCCTGA
- a CDS encoding HAD-IIA family hydrolase → MTRQIDAWLTDMDGVLVHEGHAIPGAPEFIAALRDAGRPFLVLTNNSIFTPRDLRARLATSGIELPEENIWTSALATAQFLRDQVPNGSAYPIGEAGLTTALYEAGYTLTESSPDYVVLGETRTYSFEAITKAIRLIQDGARFIATNPDTTGPSREGPLPATGAVAALITAATGRKPYYVGKPNPMMFRSALNRIDAHSEGTAMIGDRMDTDVVAGIEAGLETFLVMTGSTRPEDVDKYPFRPSQIKDSIADLIALV, encoded by the coding sequence ATGACCCGGCAGATCGACGCATGGCTCACCGACATGGACGGTGTCCTCGTGCACGAGGGGCACGCGATCCCGGGCGCGCCCGAGTTCATCGCGGCGCTGCGTGACGCGGGCCGCCCGTTCCTGGTGCTGACGAACAACTCGATCTTCACGCCGCGGGACCTGCGGGCCCGCCTGGCGACGTCGGGCATCGAGCTGCCGGAGGAGAACATCTGGACGTCGGCGCTGGCCACCGCCCAGTTCCTGCGGGACCAGGTGCCGAACGGCTCGGCGTACCCCATCGGCGAGGCGGGCCTGACGACGGCGCTGTACGAGGCGGGGTACACGCTCACGGAGTCGAGCCCGGACTACGTGGTGCTGGGCGAGACGCGCACCTACTCGTTCGAGGCGATCACCAAGGCGATCCGGCTGATCCAGGACGGGGCGCGGTTCATCGCCACCAACCCGGACACCACGGGCCCGTCGCGGGAGGGGCCGCTGCCCGCCACGGGGGCGGTCGCGGCGCTCATCACGGCCGCGACCGGGCGCAAGCCGTACTACGTCGGCAAGCCGAACCCGATGATGTTCCGCTCGGCGCTCAACCGCATCGACGCCCACTCGGAGGGCACGGCGATGATCGGCGACCGCATGGACACCGACGTCGTCGCCGGGATCGAGGCGGGCCTGGAGACGTTCCTGGTGATGACGGGCTCGACGCGCCCGGAGGACGTCGACAAGTACCCGTTCCGGCCCAGCCAGATCAAGGACTCGATCGCCGACCTGATCGCGCTCGTCTGA
- a CDS encoding glycoside hydrolase family 6 protein translates to MTTRRHRLATLAAAVSLAAAGAVVTATSASAAPGCAVTYQVANAWQGGFQGDVTVENVGDALSSWTLEWTAAAGQGVDQAWNATVSQSGNQVTATNVAWNGSLATGASASFGFIGSGSSTPVPTSFTVNGVTCTGSVTTPTPTPTPTPTPTPTPTPTPTPDPTPTPTPTPTPTPTVPPVEAGELYVDPTTQAYAAWEAASGADKALLEKIALTPQSYWVGNWADAAHSKAEVVDYTSRAVAAGKTGILTVYAIPGRDCGNHSGGGVETSEYAAWIDTVASGIQGRPYVVLEPDALPQLGDCDGQGDRVGYLKYAAEKLTAAGGRVYIDAGHSGWMGVGTAVERLNQIGFDHAVGFALNTSNYQTTADSISYGEQISQQLGGRPYVIDTSRNGNGSNGEWCNPSGRALGEKPRVVNDSTGLDALLWIKLPGESDGSCNGGPAAGQWFGAMALELARNAAW, encoded by the coding sequence ATGACTACCCGACGCCATCGTCTCGCGACCCTGGCCGCCGCCGTCTCGCTGGCCGCGGCCGGCGCCGTCGTGACCGCGACCAGCGCCAGCGCGGCTCCCGGCTGCGCCGTCACCTATCAGGTCGCCAACGCGTGGCAGGGCGGCTTCCAGGGCGACGTGACCGTGGAGAACGTGGGCGATGCCCTCTCCTCGTGGACCCTGGAGTGGACGGCCGCCGCCGGGCAGGGCGTGGACCAGGCGTGGAACGCCACCGTGTCGCAGTCCGGCAACCAGGTGACCGCGACGAACGTCGCCTGGAACGGGTCGCTCGCCACGGGGGCGAGCGCGTCGTTCGGCTTCATCGGGTCGGGCAGCTCGACGCCGGTGCCGACGTCGTTCACCGTCAACGGCGTGACGTGCACGGGTTCGGTGACGACGCCGACCCCGACGCCCACTCCGACACCTACTCCCACTCCGACGCCGACGCCGACGCCGACGCCGGACCCCACGCCTACCCCCACCCCCACTCCCACTCCGACGCCGACCGTGCCGCCGGTCGAGGCCGGCGAGCTCTACGTCGACCCGACGACGCAGGCGTACGCCGCGTGGGAGGCGGCATCGGGCGCCGACAAGGCGCTGCTGGAGAAGATCGCCCTGACGCCCCAGTCCTACTGGGTGGGCAACTGGGCGGACGCCGCGCACTCGAAGGCCGAGGTCGTCGACTACACCTCCCGGGCGGTCGCCGCGGGCAAGACCGGCATCCTCACCGTCTACGCCATCCCCGGCCGCGACTGCGGCAACCACTCCGGCGGCGGCGTCGAGACCAGCGAGTACGCCGCCTGGATCGACACGGTGGCGTCGGGCATCCAGGGCCGCCCGTACGTCGTCCTCGAGCCGGACGCCCTCCCCCAGCTCGGTGACTGCGACGGCCAGGGCGACCGCGTCGGCTACCTGAAGTACGCGGCCGAGAAGCTGACCGCCGCGGGCGGCCGCGTGTACATCGACGCCGGTCACTCGGGGTGGATGGGCGTGGGCACCGCCGTCGAGCGGCTGAACCAGATCGGGTTCGACCACGCCGTCGGCTTCGCGCTCAACACCTCGAACTACCAGACGACGGCCGACAGCATCAGCTACGGCGAGCAGATCTCGCAGCAGCTCGGCGGACGCCCGTACGTGATCGACACCTCGCGCAACGGCAACGGCTCCAACGGTGAGTGGTGCAACCCGAGCGGGCGCGCCCTCGGCGAGAAGCCGCGGGTCGTGAACGACTCCACGGGCCTCGACGCCCTGCTGTGGATCAAGCTGCCCGGCGAGTCCGACGGTTCGTGCAACGGCGGCCCGGCCGCCGGCCAGTGGTTCGGTGCGATGGCCCTCGAGCTGGCACGCAACGCGGCGTGGTGA
- the pyrE gene encoding orotate phosphoribosyltransferase, translated as MTHADFSPTPREQLLELIKELAIVHGKVTLSSGKEADYYVDLRRITLHHRAAPLVGHVMLDHLEELGFGTAEVDAVGGLTLGADPIADALLHAAASRGQDLDAFVVRKEAKAHGMQRQIEGPEVAGRRVVVVEDTTTTGGSPITAIEAVRAAGGEVVAVATIVDRATGAGEKIEALGVPYHPLFSLEDVGLA; from the coding sequence GTGACCCACGCTGACTTCTCCCCGACCCCCCGCGAGCAGCTCCTCGAGCTCATCAAGGAGCTCGCGATCGTGCACGGCAAGGTGACGCTCTCCTCGGGCAAGGAGGCCGACTACTACGTCGACCTGCGCCGCATCACCCTGCACCACCGCGCGGCCCCCCTGGTGGGCCACGTCATGCTCGACCATCTCGAGGAGCTCGGCTTCGGCACCGCCGAGGTGGACGCCGTCGGCGGCCTGACGCTCGGCGCCGACCCGATCGCCGACGCGCTGCTGCACGCGGCCGCCTCGCGCGGGCAGGATCTCGACGCGTTCGTGGTGCGCAAGGAGGCGAAGGCGCACGGCATGCAGCGCCAGATCGAGGGGCCTGAGGTCGCCGGGCGCCGCGTCGTCGTCGTCGAGGACACGACCACCACGGGCGGCTCGCCGATCACGGCGATCGAGGCAGTCCGCGCCGCGGGCGGTGAGGTGGTCGCGGTGGCGACGATCGTGGACCGCGCCACGGGTGCCGGCGAGAAGATCGAGGCGCTGGGCGTGCCGTACCACCCGCTGTTCTCGCTGGAGGACGTCGGCCTGGCCTGA
- a CDS encoding SDR family NAD(P)-dependent oxidoreductase, producing MGTALVTGATAGLGLEFAWQLATARHHLVLVARDEDRLDEVAGQLRAAAGVDVEVIRADLSVPDDVERVAERLRVTGEEAGETRRPVGLLVNNAGFGNRHRFVKDDLDTQLQALDVMVRAVLVLSHAAAGQMKHRGRGAILNVGSVAALLGSGTYAAHKAWVRAFTEGLASELRGTGVTATVVAPGLTHTEFHARMHADTSGLPEVAWLDAPRVVADALADVRRGVVLSTPSLRYKAASAFLRLAPRGTVRAIARQSRL from the coding sequence ATGGGTACCGCGCTCGTCACCGGAGCAACCGCCGGCCTCGGTCTGGAGTTCGCCTGGCAGCTCGCCACGGCCCGCCACCACCTGGTCCTCGTCGCACGCGACGAGGACCGCCTCGACGAGGTCGCCGGGCAGCTGCGCGCCGCCGCGGGCGTCGATGTCGAGGTGATCCGTGCGGACCTGTCGGTGCCCGACGACGTCGAGCGCGTCGCGGAGCGCCTGCGCGTCACGGGCGAGGAGGCGGGGGAGACCCGCCGGCCCGTCGGGCTCCTGGTGAACAACGCCGGGTTCGGCAACCGGCACCGGTTCGTCAAGGACGACCTGGACACCCAGCTCCAGGCGCTGGACGTGATGGTCCGCGCGGTGCTGGTGCTCAGCCATGCGGCCGCGGGCCAGATGAAGCACCGGGGCCGGGGTGCGATCCTCAACGTCGGGTCGGTCGCCGCGCTGCTGGGCAGCGGCACGTACGCCGCGCACAAGGCGTGGGTGCGGGCCTTCACCGAAGGGCTCGCCTCGGAGCTCAGGGGCACCGGCGTCACGGCGACCGTCGTCGCGCCCGGGCTCACGCACACCGAGTTCCACGCCCGCATGCACGCGGACACGTCGGGGCTGCCGGAGGTCGCGTGGCTGGACGCGCCCCGCGTCGTCGCGGACGCCCTCGCCGACGTGCGCCGCGGCGTCGTCCTGTCGACGCCGTCGCTGCGCTACAAGGCGGCGTCGGCGTTCCTGCGTCTGGCGCCGCGCGGAACGGTGCGGGCGATCGCCCGCCAGAGCCGCCTCTGA